One genomic window of Glycine max cultivar Williams 82 chromosome 16, Glycine_max_v4.0, whole genome shotgun sequence includes the following:
- the LOC100792058 gene encoding CDPK-related kinase 3: MGQCYGKTNLAPENDATAATTDETTAVVARSGEVPPSPLPGKGTPPRDSLWSSPYPHGGGGVTPSPARGTPRRFFRRPFPPPSPAKHIRASLAKRLGHAKAAPKEGPIPEEEAAAAAAERSLDKSFGYGKNFGAKFEIGKEVGRGHFGHTCYAKGKKGELKDQPVAIKIISKAKMTTAIAIEDVRKEVKILKALSGHKHLIKFHDAFEDGNNVYIVMELCEGGELLDRILSRGGKYSEEDAKVIVLQILSVVAFCHLQGVVHRDLKPENFLYTSRSEDADMKLIDFGLSDFIRPDERLNDIVGSAYYVAPEVLHRSYSLEADIWSIGVITYILLCGSRPFYARTESGIFRAVLRADPNFDDLPWPTASAEAKDFVKRLLNKDYRKRMTAVQALTHPWLRDDSRPIPLDILIFKLVKAYLHATPFKRAAVKALSKALPEDQLPYHSAQFRMLEPNRDGHISLDNFKMALLRNATDAMRESRVLEIINTMEPLAYRKMDFEEFCAATISTHQLEAHEWWEDIASTAFEHFEREGNRLISVEELARELNLGPSAYSVLKDWIRNTDGKLSLLGYTKFLHGVTLRSSNPRQHR; encoded by the exons ATGGGCCAGTGCTACGGCAAAACCAATCTCGCGCCGGAAAATGACGCCACCGCCGCCACCACAGACGAGACCACCGCGGTTGTCGCCCGATCCGGCGAAGTCCCGCCCTCTCCGCTGCCGGGAAAGGGCACGCCCCCGCGGGACAGCCTCTGGTCTAGTCCCTACCCTCACGGCGGCGGCGGAGTGACGCCGTCACCTGCGAGGGGCACGCCGAGGAGGTTTTTCCGGCGGCCGTTCCCGCCGCCGTCTCCCGCGAAGCACATAAGGGCGTCGCTGGCGAAGCGGCTCGGGCACGCGAAGGCGGCGCCGAAGGAGGGGCCGATCCCGGAGGAGGAAGCGGCGGCGGCCGCGGCAGAGCGGTCGCTGGATAAGAGCTTTGGGTATGGCAAAAATTTTGGGGCAAAATTCGAAATTGGGAAAGAAGTGGGGCGAGGGCATTTCGGTCATACTTGCTATGCTAAGGGGAAGAAGGGTGAACTCAAAGATCAACCTGTTGCTATTAAAATCATTTCCAAGGCCAAG ATGACCACTGCAATAGCAATTGAAGATGTTCGCAAAGAGGTGAAGATATTAAAAGCTCTATCTGGCCATAAACATCTCATCAAGTTTCATGATGCTTTTGAGGATGGCAACAATGTGTACATAGTTATGGA ATTGTGTGAAGGTGGGGAGCTTCTTGACAGAATTTTGTCAAG gggAGGAAAGTATTCAGAGGAGGATGCTAAGGTTATAGTTTTGCAGATCCTAAGCGTAGTTGCTTTTTGTCATCTTCAAGGTGTTGTACACCGTGACTTAAAACCTGAG AATTTCCTCTACACTTCCAGAAGTGAAGATGCTGACATGAAGTTGATTGATTTTGGTCTTTCTGACTTCATCCGGCCAG ATGAACGACTGAATGACATTGTCGGGAGTGCATATTATGTTGCACCTGAGGTCCTTCACAGGTCATATAGTCTGGAAGCAGATATATGGAGTATTGGTGTTATTACCTATATCTTATTATGTGGAAGTCGACCTTTCTATGCACGAACAGAATCTGGAATTTTTCGTGCAGTGCTTAGAGCTGATCCTAACTTTGATGATTTACCTTGGCCTACTGCTTCTGCTGAGGCCAAGGACTTTGTGAAACGGCTCCTAAACAAGGACTACAGGAAAAGAATGACAGCTGTCCAAGCTCTAA CTCATCCTTGGTTGAGGGATGACAGCCGTCCCATCCCtttagatatattaatttttaaactagtGAAGGCTTATCTTCATGCAACACCATTCAAACGTGCAGCAGTGAAg GCCCTTTCAAAAGCCTTGCCAGAGGATCAATTGCCCTACCATAGTGCACAATTCAGAATGTTGGAACCAAATAGAGACGGGCACATCTCCCTCGacaatttcaaaatg GCTCTTTTACGCAATGCAACTGATGCCATGAGGGAGTCAAGGGTTCTTGAGATCATAAATACG ATGGAGCCACTTGCCTATAGAAAGATGGACTTTGAAGAATTTTGTGCAGCTACAATCAGCACACATCAATTGGAAGCACATGAGTGGTGGGAAGATATTGCCTCAACTGCTTTTGAACATTTTGAGAGAGAAGGCAACCGTCTGATATCAGTTGAAGAACTAGCCAga GAGTTGAATCTTGGGCCTTCAGCTTATTCAGTTCTCAAAGATTGGATAAGAAATACTGATGGAAAGCTTAGTTTACTTGGATATACAAAATTTTTGCATGGTGTGACTCTCCGTAGTTCAAACCCAAGACAACACCGGTAG
- the LOC100804965 gene encoding transcription factor MYC2, whose amino-acid sequence MEELIISPSSSSSLVSLSQENPTPTLQQKLQFLLQSQPDWWVYAIFWQASHDDNGNLYLSFGEGHFQGTKETSPKSLTIPTKNKFLMKTPTNDNINDAEWFYVMSLTRSFAVNNNSSSNSTSCSSSSSSLPGKSFALGSVLWQNNRHELQFYNCERSNEAHMHGIETLICIPTQNGVVEMGSYDTIKQNWNLVQHVKSLFHTSPDPVTVQILDDHIISFADIGIVAGIQETKKRKQITQTAPSKNDNYVDSEHSDSDCPTLPTATTPTASEPKKRGRKPVLGRETPINHVEAERQRREKLNHRFYALRAVVPNVSRMDKASLLSDAVAYINELKAKIEDLESQQPRDSNKKMKTEMTDTLDNQSATTTSTVVDQSGSGSRLGLGPLGLEVDVRIVGPDAMVRVQSENVNHPGARLMGALRDLEFQVHHASMSCVNDLMLQDVVVKLPNGMRSEESLKSAIIMRLDQ is encoded by the coding sequence ATGGAGGAATTAATCAtatctccttcttcatcttcctctttgGTCTCTCTTTCCCAAGAAAACCCAACACCAACCCTTCAACAAAAACTTCAATTTCTCCTCCAAAGCCAACCCGATTGGTGGGTCTACGCCATTTTCTGGCAAGCCTCACACGACGACAATGGCAACCTCTACTTATCCTTCGGAGAGGGCCATTTCCAAGGCACCAAAGAAACTTCCCCAAAATCACTAACCATTCCCACAAAGAATAAGTTCCTGATGAAAACACCCACAAACGATAACATCAACGACGCCGAGTGGTTCTACGTCATGTCGTTGACTCGCAGCTTCGCAGTCAACAACAATTCTTCTTCAAACTCcacttcttgttcttcttcttcttcttcactcccTGGCAAGTCTTTTGCTTTAGGCTCGGTTCTCTGGCAAAACAACAGGCACGAGCTTCAATTCTACAACTGCGAGAGATCCAACGAGGCGCACATGCACGGGATTGAAACGTTAATTTGCATCCCGACACAAAACGGGGTCGTCGAAATGGGATCCTACGACACCATCAAACAAAACTGGAACCTCGTACAGCACGTGAAGTCTCTCTTCCATACCTCTCCAGATCCGGTTACTGTCCAAATCCTCGACGACCACATCATCTCCTTCGCCGACATCGGCATCGTTGCCGGAATCCAAGAAACCAAAAAACGAAAACAAATTACCCAAACAGCACCCAGCAAAAACGACAACTATGTCGACTCCGAACACTCTGATTCGGATTGTCCCACGTTGCCAACCGCCACCACCCCGACAGCCTCGGAGCCGAAGAAAAGAGGGAGAAAACCTGTTCTCGGACGCGAGACTCCGATAAACCACGTGGAGGCAGAACGACAAAGAAGGGAGAAGCTCAACCATCGGTTCTATGCCTTACGAGCTGTTGTTCCGAATGTTTCGAGGATGGACAAGGCTTCGTTGTTGTCCGACGCTGTCGCCTACATCAACGAACTGAAGGCGAAGATTGAGGACTTGGAGTCGCAGCAGCCGAGAGacagtaataaaaaaatgaagacagaAATGACTGACACTCTGGATAACCAGAGTGCCACGACCACATCAACCGTCGTGGATCAAAGCGGGTCTGGATCCAGATTAGGTCTAGGCCCCCTTGGACTCGAGGTTGATGTAAGGATCGTGGGGCCCGATGCCATGGTGAGGGTACAATCAGAAAATGTGAACCACCCTGGGGCTAGGCTAATGGGTGCTTTAAGAGACCTAGAGTTTCAGGTTCACCACGCTAGCATGTCTTGTGTTAATGATCTCATGCTTCAAGATGTGGTCGTTAAGCTTCCCAACGGAATGAGGAGTGAAGAGAGTCTTAAATCTGCTATTATCATGAGGTTGGATCAGTGA